Proteins from a genomic interval of Nocardioidaceae bacterium:
- a CDS encoding alpha/beta hydrolase yields MAAPLVGPTAPARAADLEPTDPRYTLRDARNIADAYGRITGPGGQLRNPAYLPALVEQTSRTSVAQLLEQVATPSRPSLTAGAFIPGWNVGNPLRASWDRTRGRMRPVQWTNRFGALVRGTLYAPLPAARDPYTGEVLRGPFPGVVITPGSVQGSEGMYRWLAQDLAERGYLVLTYDVQGQGTSETFPHQGQQINALPFCNPFAPPAAGELLGCPGVPFQQLANFTKGTRDALSFFLSTPRRPWRNPNSDDVAVDAFSPWHRLFDRSRDRRTDTPGRTRRVAIIGHSLGAAAVSRVQGVDNRVMTVVALDKLAAQAQGPLRPGRVEPVVPALSIQSEYGFTVTPWPLSGGSSLTPTPSPQGPDPRRERRTGWEAWNRAGVDSLVLVPRASTHLEFTDIPLVLPASRYGQALTSHYVQAWLRRYLQHERNDRALLGRRFTYLEPRNEGAWEPVALPRRRLTSYAYCSAYRLETPGGVRRDRDWTDVGCP; encoded by the coding sequence CTGGCCGCGCCGCTCGTCGGCCCGACGGCCCCGGCGCGCGCGGCCGACCTCGAGCCGACCGACCCGCGCTACACCCTGCGGGACGCCCGCAACATCGCCGACGCGTACGGCCGCATCACCGGCCCCGGCGGACAGCTGCGCAACCCGGCGTACCTCCCCGCACTCGTCGAGCAGACGAGCCGGACGAGCGTCGCCCAGCTGCTCGAGCAGGTCGCCACCCCGTCGCGTCCCTCGCTCACCGCCGGCGCCTTCATCCCGGGCTGGAACGTCGGCAACCCGCTGCGCGCCTCCTGGGACCGCACCCGCGGCCGCATGCGGCCGGTGCAGTGGACGAACCGCTTCGGCGCGCTCGTCCGCGGCACCCTGTACGCCCCGCTCCCGGCCGCCCGCGACCCCTACACCGGTGAGGTGCTGCGCGGTCCGTTCCCGGGCGTTGTCATCACGCCCGGCTCCGTGCAGGGCAGCGAGGGCATGTACCGCTGGCTCGCGCAGGACCTGGCCGAGCGCGGCTACCTCGTGCTGACCTACGACGTGCAGGGGCAGGGCACCTCCGAGACGTTCCCCCACCAGGGTCAGCAGATCAACGCGTTGCCCTTCTGCAACCCCTTCGCCCCGCCGGCCGCCGGAGAGCTGCTCGGCTGTCCCGGCGTGCCGTTCCAGCAGCTCGCGAACTTCACCAAGGGCACCCGCGACGCGCTGTCGTTCTTCCTCTCGACCCCTCGCCGTCCCTGGCGGAACCCGAACAGCGACGACGTGGCCGTGGACGCCTTCAGCCCCTGGCACCGTCTCTTCGACCGATCGCGCGACCGCCGCACCGACACCCCGGGGCGTACCCGGCGCGTCGCGATCATCGGCCACAGCCTCGGCGCCGCGGCCGTCAGCCGCGTGCAGGGCGTCGACAACCGCGTCATGACCGTCGTCGCGCTGGACAAGCTCGCCGCGCAGGCCCAGGGCCCGTTGCGGCCCGGTCGCGTCGAGCCGGTCGTGCCGGCGCTGTCGATCCAGTCCGAGTACGGCTTCACCGTCACGCCCTGGCCGCTCTCGGGCGGCTCGTCGCTGACGCCGACGCCGTCGCCACAGGGCCCCGACCCTCGCCGGGAGCGGCGTACGGGCTGGGAGGCCTGGAACCGCGCCGGTGTGGACTCCCTGGTGCTGGTGCCGCGTGCCTCCACCCACCTGGAGTTCACCGACATCCCGCTCGTCCTCCCCGCCAGCCGCTACGGGCAGGCGCTGACGAGCCACTACGTGCAGGCCTGGCTGAGACGGTACCTCCAGCACGAGCGCAACGACCGTGCGCTGCTGGGTAGGCGGTTCACCTACCTCGAGCCGCGGAACGAGGGCGCGTGGGAGCCGGTCGCGCTCCCGCGTCGCCGCCTCACCAGCTACGCCTACTGCTCGGCCTACCGGCTCGAGACGCCCGGGGGCGTACGCCGTGACCGTGACTGGACCGACGTGGGCTGCCCCTGA
- a CDS encoding NAD(P) transhydrogenase subunit alpha translates to MKIAVVAETREGEARVAMVPELVAKLTALGYAVLVEPGAGEGSLHADEEYVAAGASVTPDARAEADVLVAVNPLEAEQVRGLRPGTAVVSFVHPHQHLDAVAAARDAQVDLYAMELVPRISRAQSMDALSSQALVAGYRCAVVAAGMLKRFFPLNMTAAGTVPPAQVVVLGAGVAGLQAIATAKRLGAVVKAYDVRAAAAEEIRSVGAQAIELDLETLEGSGGYAREMTEDRAARQRELLTPYIAAADALITTAAVPGRAAPRLVTAAMVEQMKPGSVVVDLAAETGGNVEGSVAGSVVRVGHASVWGGANVPSQMPGPASRLYAQNVVNLVTLMSDGEGGFAPDHEDEIVIGSCVVHRGEVRHEQTRAALEQPGSTAGGAS, encoded by the coding sequence GTGAAGATCGCAGTGGTCGCAGAGACCCGGGAGGGCGAGGCCCGCGTCGCGATGGTGCCCGAGCTGGTCGCCAAGCTGACGGCGCTGGGCTACGCGGTGCTGGTCGAGCCGGGGGCCGGCGAGGGGTCGCTGCACGCCGACGAGGAGTACGTCGCCGCCGGCGCCTCCGTGACACCCGACGCCCGCGCCGAGGCCGACGTCCTGGTGGCGGTGAACCCTCTCGAGGCCGAGCAGGTCCGTGGCCTGCGACCCGGGACGGCGGTCGTCTCCTTCGTGCACCCCCACCAGCACCTCGACGCCGTCGCCGCGGCACGCGACGCCCAGGTCGACCTGTACGCGATGGAGCTGGTGCCCCGCATCAGCCGCGCGCAGTCGATGGACGCCCTGAGCTCCCAGGCGCTGGTCGCCGGGTATCGCTGCGCGGTCGTCGCCGCCGGCATGCTCAAGCGCTTCTTCCCGCTGAACATGACCGCGGCGGGCACGGTGCCGCCCGCCCAGGTGGTCGTGCTCGGTGCCGGGGTCGCGGGTCTGCAGGCCATCGCCACGGCGAAGCGGCTCGGCGCAGTCGTCAAGGCGTACGACGTACGCGCCGCGGCCGCCGAGGAGATCCGCTCGGTGGGAGCCCAGGCCATCGAGCTCGACCTCGAGACCCTCGAGGGCTCGGGCGGCTACGCGCGGGAGATGACCGAGGACCGGGCTGCGCGGCAGCGCGAGCTCCTCACCCCCTACATCGCCGCGGCGGACGCCCTGATCACGACCGCCGCGGTGCCCGGCCGCGCCGCGCCGCGGCTGGTGACCGCCGCGATGGTCGAGCAGATGAAGCCGGGATCGGTGGTGGTCGACCTGGCTGCCGAGACCGGCGGGAACGTGGAGGGCTCGGTCGCGGGCAGCGTCGTACGCGTCGGTCACGCCTCGGTGTGGGGCGGCGCGAACGTGCCCTCGCAGATGCCCGGCCCCGCCTCGAGGCTCTACGCCCAGAACGTCGTCAACCTCGTGACGCTCATGAGCGACGGCGAGGGCGGGTTCGCGCCCGACCACGAGGACGAGATCGTCATCGGATCCTGCGTCGTGCACCGCGGAGAGGTGCGGCACGAGCAGACCCGCGCCGCGTTGGAGCAGCCCGGGTCCACGGCTGGAGGAGCGTCATGA
- a CDS encoding NAD(P)(+) transhydrogenase (Re/Si-specific) subunit beta, translated as MSPVSGVPVWAQLAYLVCAVGFILALRGLSGPRTARRGNLIGAAAAVVGCAIPFFYVELDNLVPILVAIAVGSVVGLVGAQRVQMTQMPQMVALFNGVGGGAAALVALLELEEFLAPGAEEPGTFALVATAFTVVVGAVSFAGSVITFLKLQELMTSRPVLFPGLPVAFGGSLVLALVLSVLLVTSPAVWIGVVLALLGLAVGVLLVLPVGGADVPIVISLLNAFTGLTVAAGGYVLGNTLLLVAGTLVGASGTFLTRLMASAMGRSVANILFGALKGGSTLGAGEASDRPVRSAGAEDVAILLGYAGRVIIVPGYGLAVAQAQHTLRELVEVLTARGIAVDYAIHPVAGRMPGHMNVLLAEAQVPYEQLKEMDDINGEFKHTDVVVVVGANDVVNPAAKTTPGAPIYGMPILDADEAQQIVFMKRSMRPGFAGIENELLFDPKTTLLFGDAKEQLGKLLSAVKAL; from the coding sequence GTGAGCCCCGTCAGCGGCGTCCCCGTCTGGGCACAGCTGGCGTACCTGGTCTGCGCCGTCGGGTTCATCCTCGCGCTGCGCGGCCTCTCGGGCCCGCGCACGGCGCGTCGCGGCAACCTCATCGGCGCCGCGGCGGCCGTCGTGGGCTGCGCGATCCCCTTCTTCTACGTCGAGCTCGACAACCTGGTCCCGATCCTGGTCGCGATCGCCGTGGGCTCGGTGGTCGGCCTGGTCGGCGCCCAACGCGTCCAGATGACGCAGATGCCGCAGATGGTCGCGCTGTTCAACGGCGTCGGCGGCGGCGCGGCGGCACTGGTGGCGCTGCTCGAGCTCGAGGAGTTCCTCGCCCCCGGCGCCGAGGAGCCCGGCACCTTCGCGCTGGTCGCGACCGCCTTCACCGTCGTCGTGGGTGCGGTCTCCTTCGCGGGCTCGGTCATCACGTTCCTGAAGCTCCAGGAGCTCATGACCTCGCGGCCGGTGCTCTTCCCCGGCCTCCCGGTCGCGTTCGGCGGCTCGCTGGTGCTCGCCCTGGTGCTCTCGGTGCTGCTGGTGACCAGCCCGGCGGTGTGGATCGGCGTCGTGCTCGCGCTGCTCGGCCTGGCCGTCGGCGTGCTGCTGGTGCTCCCGGTCGGCGGGGCCGACGTACCCATCGTGATCTCGCTGCTCAACGCCTTCACCGGCCTCACCGTCGCCGCCGGCGGCTACGTGCTCGGCAACACCCTGCTGCTGGTCGCGGGCACCCTCGTCGGTGCCTCCGGCACCTTCCTGACCCGGCTCATGGCCTCCGCCATGGGCCGCTCGGTCGCCAACATCCTCTTCGGGGCGCTGAAGGGCGGCTCGACGTTGGGTGCCGGGGAGGCCTCGGACCGACCCGTACGCTCCGCCGGGGCCGAGGACGTCGCGATCCTCCTCGGGTACGCCGGCCGCGTCATCATCGTGCCCGGCTACGGCCTGGCCGTCGCGCAGGCCCAGCACACCCTGCGCGAGCTCGTCGAGGTGCTCACCGCCCGCGGCATCGCGGTGGACTACGCGATCCACCCGGTCGCGGGCCGCATGCCGGGCCACATGAACGTGCTGCTGGCCGAGGCGCAGGTGCCGTACGAGCAGCTCAAGGAGATGGACGACATCAACGGCGAGTTCAAGCACACCGACGTGGTCGTCGTCGTGGGCGCGAACGACGTCGTGAACCCGGCCGCCAAGACGACGCCGGGCGCGCCGATCTACGGGATGCCGATCCTCGACGCCGACGAGGCGCAGCAGATCGTGTTCATGAAGCGCTCGATGCGTCCGGGCTTCGCGGGCATCGAGAACGAGCTGCTCTTCGACCCGAAGACGACGCTCCTCTTCGGGGACGCCAAGGAGCAGCTGGGCAAGCTGCTCAGCGCCGTCAAGGCGCTCTGA
- a CDS encoding class I SAM-dependent methyltransferase, whose protein sequence is MKTRWDMLREARGLTAQAYAEDVAPSPESAGQAHGEADLVASVVPPGARVLDAGCGTGRVAVRLAELGYRVVGVDSDAEMLDVARAASEHVTWVHQDLAALDLGPGGAVEEGPFEVVLLAGNVVPLVAEGTLGDVAAHCATQLARSGVVVAGFGLDEEHLPGDVPVTSFEAWDAACTDAGLELSRRYATWDGDAWDDGASGYVVAVHARPGQDPS, encoded by the coding sequence ATGAAGACGCGCTGGGACATGCTGCGCGAGGCCCGGGGCCTCACCGCGCAGGCGTACGCCGAGGACGTCGCCCCGTCGCCGGAGTCGGCCGGGCAGGCGCACGGCGAGGCCGACCTCGTGGCCTCGGTGGTGCCCCCGGGTGCCCGGGTGCTCGACGCGGGGTGCGGCACCGGCCGGGTCGCCGTGCGACTGGCCGAGCTCGGCTACCGCGTGGTCGGCGTCGACTCCGACGCCGAGATGCTCGACGTCGCCCGTGCCGCGAGCGAGCACGTGACCTGGGTCCACCAGGACCTCGCCGCCCTCGACCTGGGTCCCGGCGGCGCCGTCGAGGAGGGGCCGTTCGAGGTCGTGCTGCTGGCCGGCAACGTCGTCCCGCTCGTGGCGGAGGGGACGCTCGGGGACGTCGCGGCACACTGCGCCACGCAGCTGGCCCGCTCCGGCGTCGTCGTCGCCGGCTTCGGGCTCGACGAGGAGCACCTGCCGGGCGACGTCCCGGTCACCTCCTTCGAGGCGTGGGACGCCGCGTGCACGGACGCCGGGCTGGAGCTCTCGCGTCGCTACGCCACGTGGGACGGGGATGCCTGGGACGACGGGGCCAGCGGCTACGTCGTCGCCGTGCACGCCCGACCGGGGCAGGACCCGTCCTGA
- a CDS encoding CapA family protein, which translates to MRHSLGRLTGSAVALVALGTVAACSDTRDTRDPGGTGPETTDTTSDGSALGSSGMSGSSSGSGAGRDDGDLAAPRSPEGSRSQERDDGPPRRLSLAFAGDIHFEGALEGLLTRRGSDLGPMAPRLREADLAVVNLETALSGSRARDPKALEVPGQRYWFRADPDRALAVLARSGVDAASMANNHAGDYGQGGLRSALGAASRSPVKVVGARGDRAAAFRPATFRVRGVSVGVLAVDSSIIEGASPVWSAERGTGPGIAAAHGRDTGRILAATRRAARDHDVVVVMPHWGTAGMRCPDAEQQRIAAELTEAGADVIVGAHAHVTQGAGMMGDSYVGYGLGDFAWYHGQRPRTGVLTVDLSVDGDRVTVVGDDWATARIPAGGGVPRPSETPRQDTEHWQNLRGCAGLAPVGAPEQRRDDALRTASAPRTDDGLPAYEAQVDELPPAVRRRMTGVSHQPDQCPVSLDELRLLTVDRVAFDGSAKQGRIVVHQDVADEVVDIFGEIYDAGFPIRRMRLVDAYGGDDNRSMRANNTSGYNCRTVAGTDRLSNHAFGRAIDINPRQNPYVTSSGVQPRGADGFAEAPRQAGADAADGVIVRGGPVMNAFTIRGWSWGADFADYQHFAKN; encoded by the coding sequence GTGCGTCACTCCCTCGGTCGCCTCACCGGGTCGGCGGTCGCCCTGGTCGCCCTGGGCACGGTGGCCGCCTGCTCGGACACCAGGGACACCAGGGACCCCGGAGGCACAGGCCCCGAGACGACGGACACCACGAGCGACGGCTCGGCGCTGGGCTCCTCCGGCATGTCGGGGTCGTCCTCGGGCTCGGGCGCCGGCCGCGACGACGGTGACCTCGCGGCCCCTCGATCACCCGAGGGGTCGCGCTCCCAGGAGCGCGACGACGGACCGCCGCGCCGCCTGTCGCTGGCCTTCGCCGGTGACATCCACTTCGAAGGCGCTCTCGAGGGCCTGCTGACCAGGCGCGGGTCCGACCTCGGTCCGATGGCTCCCCGCCTGCGTGAGGCCGACCTGGCCGTCGTCAACCTCGAGACCGCGCTGAGCGGGTCGCGAGCCCGGGACCCGAAGGCGCTGGAGGTGCCGGGGCAGCGCTACTGGTTCCGCGCCGACCCCGACCGTGCCCTGGCCGTGCTCGCTCGATCCGGTGTCGACGCGGCGTCCATGGCGAACAACCACGCCGGCGACTACGGCCAGGGTGGCCTGCGCAGCGCCCTGGGCGCGGCCTCACGCAGTCCGGTGAAGGTCGTCGGCGCCCGCGGAGACCGGGCGGCGGCGTTCCGACCCGCGACGTTCCGCGTACGCGGGGTCTCCGTCGGCGTTCTCGCCGTGGACTCCTCGATCATCGAGGGAGCCTCGCCGGTCTGGTCCGCCGAGCGCGGTACGGGTCCCGGCATCGCCGCCGCCCACGGCCGCGACACCGGACGCATCCTCGCCGCCACCCGGCGTGCGGCGCGCGACCACGACGTCGTGGTCGTGATGCCTCACTGGGGCACCGCGGGCATGCGCTGCCCGGACGCGGAGCAGCAGCGCATCGCGGCCGAGCTGACCGAGGCGGGCGCCGACGTGATCGTGGGCGCCCACGCGCACGTGACCCAGGGCGCCGGGATGATGGGCGACAGCTACGTCGGCTACGGCCTCGGCGACTTCGCCTGGTACCACGGGCAGCGTCCCCGCACCGGCGTCCTGACCGTCGACCTGAGCGTCGACGGCGACCGGGTCACGGTCGTCGGCGACGACTGGGCGACCGCACGCATCCCCGCCGGGGGCGGGGTCCCCCGACCCTCGGAGACCCCGCGCCAGGACACCGAGCACTGGCAGAACCTGCGCGGCTGCGCCGGTCTCGCTCCCGTCGGGGCTCCCGAGCAGCGGCGTGACGACGCGCTGCGCACGGCCTCCGCGCCGCGCACCGACGACGGCCTCCCCGCATACGAGGCCCAGGTCGACGAGCTCCCCCCGGCCGTGCGACGCCGCATGACCGGCGTGAGCCACCAGCCCGACCAGTGCCCCGTGTCCCTGGACGAGCTGCGGCTGCTGACGGTCGACCGTGTCGCCTTCGACGGCTCCGCGAAGCAGGGACGCATCGTGGTGCACCAAGACGTCGCCGACGAGGTCGTGGACATCTTCGGCGAGATCTACGACGCGGGCTTCCCGATCCGTCGCATGCGGTTGGTCGACGCCTACGGCGGCGACGACAACCGCTCGATGCGGGCCAACAACACCTCCGGCTACAACTGCCGCACGGTCGCGGGCACCGACCGCCTGTCGAACCACGCCTTCGGCCGGGCCATCGACATCAACCCGCGGCAGAACCCGTACGTCACCTCCAGCGGGGTGCAGCCCCGCGGCGCCGACGGCTTCGCAGAAGCGCCCCGCCAGGCCGGCGCGGACGCCGCCGACGGCGTCATCGTGCGCGGTGGTCCGGTGATGAACGCCTTCACGATCCGGGGCTGGAGCTGGGGCGCGGACTTCGCCGACTACCAGCATTTCGCCAAGAACTGA
- a CDS encoding nucleoside deaminase, translating to MQEALDEAGVAEAAGDVPVGAVVLDAAGVVVATAHNEREASGDPTAHAEVLALRRAAAARHPDGADWRLEGCTLVVTLEPCTMCAGAAVLSRVARVVFGAYDDRAGAAGSLWDVVRDRRLNHRPEVVGGVEAERCRDVLDAFFADRRSP from the coding sequence ATGCAGGAGGCGCTGGACGAGGCGGGCGTCGCCGAGGCGGCGGGCGACGTGCCCGTGGGGGCGGTCGTGCTCGACGCCGCGGGTGTGGTCGTGGCGACGGCGCACAACGAACGGGAGGCCTCCGGGGACCCGACGGCGCACGCCGAGGTGCTCGCGCTGCGTCGCGCCGCCGCCGCACGGCACCCCGACGGCGCGGACTGGCGGCTCGAGGGCTGCACGCTGGTGGTGACGCTCGAGCCGTGCACGATGTGCGCCGGTGCCGCGGTGCTCTCCCGGGTCGCGCGGGTGGTCTTCGGGGCGTACGACGACCGCGCCGGCGCGGCCGGGTCCTTGTGGGACGTGGTGCGGGACCGACGCCTGAACCACCGTCCCGAGGTGGTCGGCGGCGTCGAGGCCGAACGCTGCCGTGACGTGCTCGACGCGTTCTTCGCCGACCGGCGCTCGCCGTAG
- a CDS encoding NAD-dependent deacylase produces the protein MPGTTGPAATSSPCTPDRGRTRPERRTAVKVVVLTGAGISAESGIPTFRDADGLWEGHRPEDVATPEAFARDPELVQRFYDERRRFLLAVEPNPAHEALGRLCEANKTAYVVTQNVDDLHERGGCDSVVHMHGELRRAWCTACDRRSAWDLDLGDAPPCPECGVASMRPDVVWFGEMPYRLQEISDRIAECDVFAAVGTSGQVYPAAGFVELAHAMGAHTVELNPLCSGRFEEFRGGPATVSVPEWVEEILAD, from the coding sequence ATGCCTGGGACGACGGGGCCAGCGGCTACGTCGTCGCCGTGCACGCCCGACCGGGGCAGGACCCGTCCTGAGAGGAGGACCGCCGTGAAGGTCGTCGTGCTCACGGGCGCCGGGATCTCCGCCGAGAGCGGCATCCCGACGTTCCGCGACGCCGACGGTCTGTGGGAAGGGCACCGCCCGGAGGACGTGGCGACGCCCGAGGCGTTCGCGCGCGACCCCGAGCTGGTCCAGCGGTTCTACGACGAACGTCGACGGTTCCTGCTGGCCGTCGAGCCCAACCCCGCGCACGAGGCTCTCGGTCGGCTGTGCGAGGCCAACAAGACGGCGTACGTCGTCACCCAGAACGTCGACGACCTGCACGAGCGTGGCGGTTGCGACTCGGTGGTGCACATGCACGGCGAGCTGCGACGTGCCTGGTGCACCGCGTGCGACCGGCGCAGCGCGTGGGACCTCGACCTGGGCGACGCCCCGCCGTGCCCCGAGTGCGGTGTCGCGTCGATGCGGCCGGACGTCGTGTGGTTCGGCGAGATGCCGTACCGGCTGCAGGAGATCTCCGACCGCATCGCCGAGTGCGACGTGTTCGCCGCCGTCGGCACGTCCGGGCAGGTCTACCCGGCCGCCGGCTTCGTGGAGCTCGCCCACGCGATGGGTGCGCACACCGTCGAGCTGAACCCGCTGTGCTCGGGTCGCTTCGAGGAGTTCCGCGGGGGACCTGCGACGGTGAGCGTCCCGGAGTGGGTCGAGGAGATCCTCGCCGACTGA
- a CDS encoding TIGR03943 family protein has protein sequence MAAVRAATQGLLIAMLGAVLVRISLTGEYLRFVTDWMRWPLLITGVLLLVMAAGPILRPERHEGDGGEEHDHAHPVPLVTWLLALPVIVLFVVPPPALGAFVAERRASDATPVLQPAPLSALPEDQVSRMSLGEFLYRASRGQGGSLEGVDVRLTGFVSYGEGGEWYLTRLTIGCCAADAAPYRVRVEGSAAPPRDQWVTATGRLVPGTGSRSSTTPASLEISGLREIPEPASPYE, from the coding sequence GTGGCTGCTGTGAGGGCTGCGACGCAGGGCCTGCTCATCGCGATGCTCGGGGCGGTGCTCGTCCGCATCTCGCTGACCGGGGAGTACCTGCGCTTCGTCACCGACTGGATGCGATGGCCCCTGCTGATCACCGGCGTGCTGCTGCTGGTCATGGCCGCCGGACCGATCCTGCGACCGGAGCGCCACGAGGGCGACGGCGGCGAGGAGCACGACCACGCGCACCCCGTCCCGCTCGTCACCTGGTTGCTGGCGCTGCCCGTCATCGTGCTCTTCGTCGTCCCACCCCCGGCCCTGGGCGCCTTCGTCGCCGAGCGTCGCGCCTCGGACGCCACCCCCGTCCTGCAGCCCGCGCCGTTGAGCGCGCTGCCCGAGGACCAGGTCTCCCGGATGAGCCTTGGGGAGTTCCTCTACCGCGCCTCGCGCGGGCAGGGCGGCAGCCTCGAGGGCGTCGACGTACGCCTCACCGGGTTCGTCAGCTACGGCGAGGGGGGCGAGTGGTACCTCACCCGCCTCACCATCGGGTGCTGTGCCGCCGACGCGGCGCCCTACCGCGTACGCGTCGAGGGGTCCGCCGCCCCGCCACGCGACCAGTGGGTCACGGCGACCGGTCGGCTCGTGCCCGGCACCGGCTCGCGCTCCTCGACCACCCCCGCCTCCCTGGAGATCTCCGGGCTCCGGGAGATCCCGGAGCCGGCCTCCCCGTACGAGTGA
- a CDS encoding NAD(P) transhydrogenase subunit alpha: MNESITLLTIFVLSVFVGVEVISKVSSTLHTPLMSGANAIHGIILLGAILVTGTAESALAIGVGLVAIVLAAINMVGGFVVTDRMLQMFGAKKKPTVTTSEFEA; encoded by the coding sequence ATGAACGAGTCCATCACCCTGCTCACGATCTTCGTGCTCAGCGTCTTCGTGGGGGTCGAGGTGATCAGCAAGGTCTCCTCGACCCTGCACACCCCCTTGATGAGCGGCGCGAACGCGATCCACGGCATCATCCTGCTCGGCGCGATCCTCGTGACCGGCACGGCCGAGTCCGCCCTCGCCATCGGTGTCGGACTGGTCGCGATCGTGCTGGCCGCGATCAACATGGTCGGCGGCTTCGTGGTGACCGACCGGATGCTCCAGATGTTCGGCGCGAAGAAGAAGCCGACCGTCACGACCTCGGAGTTCGAGGCGTGA
- the upp gene encoding uracil phosphoribosyltransferase: MQLRVVDHPLVAHKLTTLRDQRTTSPTFRLLADELVTLLAYEATRDVRVEPVQVTTPVAVADGVQLSTPRPLVVPILRAGLGMLDGLLRLVPTAEVGFLGMVRDEETLEATTYAERLPADLSGRQCFVVDPMLATGGTLAAALRFLVDRGASDIVVVVLLAAPEGVELLKRDLADIDAPVTVVTAAVDDRLTEKGYITPGLGDAGDRLYGLV; this comes from the coding sequence ATGCAGCTACGCGTCGTCGACCACCCGCTCGTGGCCCACAAGCTCACCACCCTGCGCGACCAGCGGACGACGTCACCGACCTTCCGGCTCCTCGCCGACGAGCTCGTGACGCTGCTGGCGTACGAGGCCACCCGCGACGTGCGGGTCGAGCCCGTGCAGGTCACCACGCCGGTGGCCGTGGCCGACGGCGTCCAGCTGAGCACGCCGCGGCCGCTGGTCGTGCCGATCCTGCGCGCCGGCCTCGGCATGCTCGACGGTCTGCTCCGGCTCGTGCCGACGGCCGAGGTCGGCTTCCTCGGCATGGTGCGCGATGAGGAGACCCTGGAGGCCACGACGTACGCCGAGCGACTGCCCGCCGACCTGTCGGGGCGACAGTGCTTCGTCGTCGACCCGATGCTCGCCACCGGTGGCACGCTCGCCGCCGCCCTGCGGTTCCTGGTCGACCGAGGCGCCTCCGACATCGTCGTCGTGGTGCTGCTCGCCGCACCGGAGGGCGTGGAGCTGCTCAAGCGGGATCTGGCCGACATCGACGCCCCGGTCACCGTCGTCACGGCGGCCGTCGACGACCGGCTGACGGAGAAGGGCTACATCACGCCGGGCCTCGGCGACGCCGGGGACCGGTTGTACGGGCTCGTCTGA
- a CDS encoding tRNA adenosine deaminase-associated protein has protein sequence MSPHTEPPVDATDPSDAVDLAVVAYREDEVWQVEELEPELVLDFETLTKQLRRRSADDGAIAMVAYDEDFLLVVRVRGARVQVLLSDVTAALEWDVARGALEALGEDLPDEDDDPETVGDVDLLEDLGLTESDVDEILDDEDLFPDEMIAGIAVEIGLDGLVDEVRGLSAT, from the coding sequence GTGAGCCCGCACACCGAGCCGCCGGTCGACGCCACGGATCCCTCCGATGCCGTCGACCTGGCCGTGGTCGCCTACCGCGAGGACGAGGTGTGGCAGGTCGAGGAGCTCGAGCCCGAGCTGGTGCTCGACTTCGAGACGCTGACCAAGCAGCTGCGCCGACGCAGCGCCGATGACGGTGCGATCGCGATGGTGGCGTACGACGAGGACTTCCTGCTGGTCGTGCGGGTGCGCGGGGCGCGGGTGCAGGTGCTGCTCTCGGACGTGACGGCGGCCCTGGAGTGGGACGTCGCCCGGGGTGCGCTGGAGGCGCTCGGGGAGGACCTGCCCGACGAGGACGACGACCCCGAGACCGTCGGCGACGTCGACCTGCTCGAGGACCTCGGGCTCACCGAGTCCGACGTCGACGAGATCCTGGACGACGAGGACCTCTTCCCCGACGAGATGATCGCCGGCATCGCGGTCGAGATCGGCCTGGACGGGCTCGTCGACGAGGTGCGGGGACTCTCCGCGACGTGA